A genomic segment from Salvia splendens isolate huo1 chromosome 13, SspV2, whole genome shotgun sequence encodes:
- the LOC121760110 gene encoding aluminum-activated malate transporter 10-like, with the protein MYKYTYTYLRIYILHRSNMAKESEPWEWRMSFPDGMSMLFISECIPHTPGFIVGLLFKSLELMQSGWRYGTSEPRKIIHCFKVGMAMCLVSLLYYVNPLYEGVGGNAMWAVLTVVVAFEYTVGATICKCVNRTTATFIAGALGVGVHWVATRFGKAWEPIILQGSVFVFASSATFLRFLPSVKKHFDHGALIFIFTFILISVSGYRVPDLFDFAQHRLSNVAIGTSICVVTSIFCCPVWAGNELHSLILNNMEKLADSLDAYVAVYLRDDADDMKKEASKEKLVGYRSVLDSMSTEESLVNYARWEPAHGGFSFKHPWKDYLELGTLLRSYANCIDALSGIVSDTKAPAFLKMQFSTVCLKLSLNSSAVLRELVVVVRTSAESPKIGLRLNEMCVAVQELHNALKALSNQNTVATETKAEEFSEGKGELNVLPFVAIVQLVTLSSLLIEIVARTEKLVKAVNILAHKVTSSE; encoded by the exons ATGTATAAGTATACGTATACCTATCTTCGAATATATATTCTACATAGATCGAACATGGCCAAGGAGAGCGAGCCGTGGGAGTGGAGGATGAGCTTCCCTGATGGCATGTCAATGCTTTTCATCTCCGAGTGCATTCCTCACACCCCTGGATTCATTGTGGGCTTGTTGTTCAAGTCTTTGGAATTGATGCAAAGTGGTTGGAGATATGGAACGAGCGAGCCTCGGAAGATAATCCATTGCTTCAAAGTTGGGATGGCCATGTGCCTCGTCTCCTTGCTTTACTATGTTAACCCTTTGTATGAAGGAGTCGGAGGGAATGCTATGTGGGCTGTCCTCACCGTTGTTGTTGCTTTCGAGTACACCGTAG GTGCAACCATTTGTAAATGTGTGAACAGAACAACTGCAACTTTCATCGCCGGGGCACTAGGTGTTGGTGTGCATTGGGTAGCTACCCGGTTCGGGAAGGCGTGGGAGCCCATAATCCTCCAAGGCTCAGTTTTTGTCTTCG CTTCATCAGCAACTTTCCTTCGGTTCCTTCCATCAGTGAAAAAACATTTCGACCATGGAGCTCTCATCTTTATCTTTACCTTCATACTCATCTCGGTCTCTGGATATCGCGTGCCAGACTTGTTTGACTTCGCACAACACAGACTGTCTAATGTTGCGATTGGCACCTCCATCTGTGTTGTCACCAGCATCTTCTGCTGTCCTGTTTGGGCGGGAAACGAGCTTCACAGCCTCATTCTAAACAACATGGAAAAACTTGCCGACTCTTTGGATG CATATGTAGCAGTATACCTCCGGGATGATGCAGATGACATGAAGAAGGAAGCTTCTAAGGAGAAACTGGTAGGATACAGAAGCGTTCTTGATTCCATGTCTACTGAAGAATCCTTG GTTAATTACGCGAGATGGGAACCTGCTCATGGAGGCTTCAGTTTCAAACATCCTTGGAAGGATTACCTCGAGCTTGGGACTTTACTCAGAAGCTACGCTAACTGCATCGACGCCCTCTCTGGTATTGTCTCGGACACAAAG GCGCCAGCTTTCTTGAAGATGCAATTCAGCACTGTGTGTCTGAAGCTGAGCTTGAATTCCTCAGCAGTCCTACGGGAGTTGGTGGTCGTTGTCCGCACATCAGCAGAATCACCCAAGATCGGTCTTAGGCTCAACGAGATGTGTGTGGCAGTTCAAGAACTACATAATGCTCTCAAGGCGTTGTCTAACCAAAACACTGTAGCAACAGAAACGAAAGCAGAGGAGTTTAGTGAAGGCAAGGGAGAGTTAAATGTCTTACCATTTGTAGCAATCGTCCAGCTAGTCACATTGTCATCATTGTTGATAGAGATAGTTGCAAGAACAGAGAAACTAGTAAAGGCTGTAAATATACTGGCTCATAAAGTAACTAGTTCAGAGTAG